The window GATAATATAACGACATTAACATCCTTCATAGATCACCGGTGTTCGATGAAGTTCTGGAAGGTCGAGTACCAGATTCCAACTTTGTGGTGAATGGTAATCATTATGATAAGGTATATTATCTCACAAATGGTATCTATCGATAATGGGCTACATTCATTCAGTCAATAACCCTTTCCCAGACaccaaaagaaaaaattatttgcaAAACACCAAGAGGTTGTTAAAAAAGACGTTGTGCGTGCATTTTGGGTGCTCAAGCTCGATTTGCAATAATTCGTAAGCCATCGCTCGCATGAAATCGAATCATGATGACTTATATCATTATGCACAACATAATAGTTGAAGATGAAAGAGACACATATGATGGTTATGATAACCCGCGGAAATTTGTGGAAGATAATTCCGCAAATAAACCGTAGAGGCGTGCAAGTAAGAGACCCGCAGAAGGAATCAGTTAAGCAGGCTGTATGTTGAACAAGACAGTGATTTTGAGTTCTCGAGTGAACGTATTGTGGATATCAATACGTATTTGGCCAACAAGAACGATGTTGCAGATAAAAACACGCACCTGCTACTGAAATCGGACTTGGTCAAAAACATATGGCAATTATATGGAGCGACTGATATGTGAAATATGATTATTGATGTTGTTCTCTTAATTATCGCCGTCTGTTTTAATTTCTACTATATTTAGTTTGTAATTTTTACTATgttaataaatgtattttaatttcgtgtttattatcatttaaaaattaattattatttttaaaaattaaaaaacattattatgtataaaaattaaatattattattatatttaaaaattatttattatttttttaatttaaaaataaaaataatattttttaattaattatcaagaTTTTTTTGTCATTGATAAGCACCATGATCAAAACTCTTTTCATGATCATGACTATGATCATGACAAAAAATTGGTTATGGATAGGAATgctctaaatatattttaaccaaaattatttacaaatataactacttattattatttttaatttaagaaactaatatttgttagacttttcatcttttTAGTCAAAAAATTTTCCAATTAACTATCCTAGTATGTCAACTAGTTTAAgcaaattaattattgatatgAGTCATATGactataacaaaattaataatataaacataataaaagaaaaattaatatgtaaatattaCCATTTAAGGTGGATCCATCTCGGTTTGGTCCTATCTGTGCGGGTTAAATTTGTCGAAGATCCGAGTGTTGAACCATATCTAAGGGCAATAAATAGTTGATTAACAAATGAAAAGTTGATAGTCGGGTTTTATTACGCCTACATTCAAGTAGTTGACGTCTACAACAACCTCCCCAAAGTCATCTGCAAAGAATCAAAACAGATGTTTTTAGGGTTCTTTGCTAGTTCACATCGTTCTTAGGCATCAAAAAAACATGTCCGTGTCGATTTAAGGAACATTAAAAAATTggataaaataagaaaaaaccttCGTATATGGTCCTCGCGTACTGTACATATTGGGGTATGATATCTCTATAAATGATCCCATCCTGATGTGCATCCAATATCACTAGAACTCCTGTGAcaagaaatgaaaaataaaaggCAAATCTCTAGTAATAAGTAATAACAAATGGTTTAGAAGGGGATGATACACATATAGCTTGTAATCTAACCGGAAATTAACCACTCTTTTAGCCAAAACACACAAATGAAACATTCGAAAAGAGATACATCAAGCTCAAAGATTCCCACTAAGAACATACTAAGTTCTCTAAAATAAGTTACTATTGCAAGGAATGGGTATCGATCCTTCAAAATGACAATGAACTAGTTGAAGGATTTAAGGAATAAGAAATGGTTTGGAAGGGGATAATACAAATATAGCTTGTAATCTAAACAAATGCAAAAGAAATAACAAAAATCCCATTCGAATTGAGATAAAGTCATTTACGTGCCAATCAACTTCCAAAgctatattattttacaaagaAAAAGAACTCTACAGTAGCGGCTAATGAACAAGGGAATATTATTTCAGCAAAATCTTGGTTTGGTTCGTGATGGTATGCAGATTCAGCTAAATTCAACTACTTCATAATTGACTCGCTTCAACTGGTATCCTACAAGCATggtattaatcaaaataattcataGGAATCTAAACTGATCCTACAAATTCCCAAATCCAAActatgttcatcttcatctttatttCCTCAATTTTTTCTGTTTAGAAAGTTTTTAACATTACCATGAACTCTATAAATGAGTCAGGTCTTCTAAGTTTCAGGGGGATACCATGTTAATAATCTCCCCTTTTCCTGTCTCTCTTCATGTAACTCTCTTTtcttttgtataatatttgttggcttttagtttaattttatttttacaacatTCCCCAAAAAACCACAGTAACCAAAAAGGCTAATTATAAAGCTAAAGAGCAACATCATCGTTTGAGTTTCTTCTAGGCAAAAGCAAATCTGATACAAGCAATATCTGATTAGACAATTCAGAGGACAAGAGATCTAGCACATGCAAGAACTGCCCAGTTTCTAAAGAGAAACCCATCTTACTGGCCACATTTTTAGATTagtataaaataagaaaattccACTATACATAAAGCAAATATATGGGATAAAGATAAGGAGAAGTACCAGGAGCCAACCAATCTGAGGAAGTTTCACTTGGCAATGGAGCCAACCAAAGAATGTTTCTCAAATTCATTGAATCATCATACACCACATTAGACCCTGAATAAATGGTCACCAAATGTTTAACTTTATAGTAGTCGGTATAATGATTCTAAGAGGAGCTTTAATGGAGAGTGAACCTACCTATTTGACAGTATCCCATATAATGAGGAAAAACCTTCTTGTCATACATGGGGTATTCTTTTGCATGGAACCTGCCTCGAAAATACCCATAAACATTGGATAAGTTATTTCATAGTtttgttcaaaaataaatgATGTGGAGTACCTGTAACTAGTTTTATTTAAGTTCCATTAGGTTAAAAAGTATACCCAACTTACAAGATACCAAGCCTTCTGGACTCCGTCGCGATAAACATATGACCATGGAATAGGTCAAACCGATTTAATGATACATGAAAGCCCACACTAGAACCCAGGTCAGCAATTGTTTCGAACAAGAACTTAACATACGAGTTCAACTCCTACGAAAGACAAGTAACACAAAGGGACTGAGTAACCAGTTAATTTAATGATGAATGAGATCATTAGAACAATATCCATATTCCATACTTCATCTATAAAGCGTCTCCCATACGGTGTTCTTGTAAGCTCACAATGATTCTCTTGGCATTTTTCCGCATCAGGTACCTGCAAATATCCTAAGAGAATACTTTTAGCTAAAAGAATCTATACATTCATGTGCCTATCCTTAAGAAAAAATGAACTTGGAAGAAAGACACAAGGCAAACTTGTGTTGTATAAAACTACTGCCTCATGATACAACATAGATCTAAAACTCTCtaaaaaacaatgttttatgCCAATGATGAAAACATTTGCAATGAATGCATCCCTTCATTGCAAACAGACACATATATTCATTCAAACTATTCCAACATCTATAAGGTTGTTAATTGGAGACAAGAAGAACTTTATAGATACATAAGGAAGGaatcaaaaacaaataacattatCAGATCAACCAGCTACAAACTTCATGTTTAAGATCAATGCATTGATGAAGCTCAATTATTAACTTATCTCCATATAGAACTTTTCATGAGCTTTCATACGGTTAATTCCCTAGCCAGCTAATTGAAAGACATTCTACTCAAGTGCATATAGCATCAATCATGACTTAAATTAATCAGCAGAATGCATAAAAATAAGGTCAAAACAATGAATTGAACCCTAAGGTTCGCAAACATATGGAAATTGATAGAAAAGACTAACGGTGATATAGATTGGATCGAGAGTACGATGAATGGAATCTGGATCACCGCCTGTATCCATAGCTAATCGAGCAAGCTCCAATACCGATGGAGGTGGACGCCAGATGAGATCGTTCACGTCTGCaaggcggcggcggcgatgATCGGATGACATCGACGAGGGAAGTGGCGTTTGTTGTTGTTGAGAGGGAGAGAAAGGAACAAGGAACTTGAAGCATGACCTGAGTTCATTAGCTACTTTGGGGTCGATTGCGGCGGCTTGTTGCGGAGTTCCTAGGATAGAGAGTAAATCGAAGGCGGTGGCTTTGGAATCAGAAGGAAGCTTGAGGCGGGACGAAAATGGCGGAGAGTATGAATAGACTGTGTATGAAGCAgcgaaagagagagagaggaggaAGGTGAATCGTAGGGGGAGAGATGATTTCATTCTCTCCTCCTTCTTTTCTCAGATTGacaaatgtaatttatttaaaatcatatgagaaatatgatattttctttttcaatttataaaatttgttgaaaacaagttataatatatatatatataataatgcttaatttttaaattgtccggTAAcctataacaaaacaagtacaaccttttaaccaactaggctaataacactttatattttaaatttaacccaaaatttgttagttaaaaagttgaacttatatttataatgatgcttaatttttaaagtgtccggattgccgggtagagctgtggttaatttggatatatgtgagagtaaatggatacttgagtcggattgtgggttgacccgcccataaacttaaaatgatataggtatgattcgatcttacaacctaacaaaacaagtacaaccttttaaccagctaggctaataacactttattttttaattcaacccaaaatttgataaacgcgtgacattttaacaatataaattcaactttttaactaactaatatatatatatatatatatatatatatatatatataatgatacttaatttttaaagtgtccggattgccgggtcaaaagctgtggttaatttggatatatgtgagagtaaatggatactttggtcggattgtgggttcacccgcccataaaaattttaccgtaatattttttttcacggttttttatattattactcgtacaaatgcacgggatacatgctagttttttttaatgatatttttttaatatggcAACTTGtaccattttttttatggtgtgtttttggttttatttgacATTTTGTTTAGcataatcaaattttttattcaaaactaTTTTCAACTATTGGtgtattttttataactttcgATTGTATTAGTGACAATTTCTTAAGTCTAGTTACGTTCATTTTTTAACCGTAAAGAagataaagttatttttattttatcaataaagaATCactaaaataatcttttactTAAAGACTTTATTATAGGTACCCTTCCATTATTTTTATgagtttctcatttttttaacatataagtAGAGGGTCAGTCATTACTTAACAAACTTTTTCTAACGTTATTTACCAACCTTCGATTAAAGACAATTTTCACTGCAACTCAAATTGTTTGGTAGTGGTTCTTCCGATATCGTTTGATTGATTTATTCGATTATTTTACATCATCACTCATCATTACAAATCTTTGGAATCACCATAAGAAATTACAAAATTGTTAGAATCTTTTTCACTAAAATTTTAACATTgcaaatttatcatattatttaacatatagatttttatttagttattttgattttattgatattatttgtaatttaatttttgttatatataacttatattatatatataataacatttaactACAAATAATCGTGTCATCGCATCAATACGcatgacatattttttttttggaaaaacaacttagtgttatttcattaaaaaaatctaaaataattaccAGCAACGGTTGAGGCAACTGGTCAGGGTGCTGACACAGCAGTTGTTCAGACAATGATTACACCTTCTGCAGAGCTAGTTGTTACACTTGCTACAGATCTACCTGAAGTTGCAATTCCAAAGGCAGCAGTCACTTTCTCAGCCGTCTCTCCAACGGCTATTATGAGACACTCCAACGACTATTATGAGACAAGTTCAAGCTGCAAGAGGAATCACATTCAGGGACCATATCCTTGCTGCTAAGCCTGCCAAAGTTGTAAGAAAGGGTAAAGACCCCTTAGTGTATGTCTCCGAGCCTCAATCGTTTGTGAAGCAATCAATCGACCTCATTCTGGAAGAGGTTGAGGCAACCGCTTTAGAGAGGCTTGCAATATTCGATAAGTGGAGCAGCATAAGGCTCCACAAGAAATTATGTCAGGTCCTCCAAGGTGCCAATCTGACTTGGAAGTGCAAGGTGTTGTTAATCCTAGAGAAATCTGTCATGGGCTTGCACCAACGATGTTCACGTGGCTCTCAAGAGGAGATAGCTAGTTGCGGCTGTAGCTAGAGGGGTACCCTACTCCCAATCCTTCGCCAAAGGAAGGAAAACTATAACCCTCTAGAGAGAACAAGATGGCTAGATGTCAAGGTCAATATTCTTTTGGAAAAGACCATGGACCTTGCTGAGTTACCTCAACTTTCATTCATGGCACGAGGTCTTGCAACTATTCTGAACTACGAAAGGAGATGTCCTTGGCTGGGTTGAACAACTCATATGTCGAAGAGCAATTGCTCTTCATAGAAAAGCTTCCCTAAGTTGTTGTTGGGAAGCAACTCCTGAGCAGCAACCCCTTCCTGTTGTAAAGAAGACTCTTTCTCAAGCTACTGAGCAGCAGCAGCTCCCCTTTACTGAGAAGGAGCCATCTCAAGTTGCCTCCCTTCTCATGAAAATGAGCCCTCCTCTGCTCCTAAGCAGCGCTTCTCCCCTACTTCTGAGCATAAGTCTCCTGCTTCAGAGAAGGAGCCTTCTACAGCTGCTGAGCAGCTTTCCTCCCCTACTTCCAAGAAGGCATCTTCTACAACCGTTGAACATCTCTCATCATCTGCGTTTGAGAAGCAACTTTCTTAGTTCGCTGTGCAGATTTATTTAGACAATGAGCAACAGACGTCTGAAAAAATGCGATCGTCTTCTCCCTCCAAACATCCTACTCCTTGAACATCCAAGCAACAATCCCACCCGACTAAATCCATCTACTCCAAAAAAGTGACTGGATTTCTCAAGGATCTGTATGAAGAGATTCAGGGAGCAGACGGTGAGTCTCGAGCAATGATTAAGGTGCATACTCCTTGTGCTTCCTCTTCCAAAAGAAATCTAGAGCCGTCTGCAATTGAGGTAAGTATCTGAGCCTCCCCTCTTTGCACCCTTCAATCTGGTTCCCGTCTGGAATCTTTGGCCCTTTCTTCCCCTGAGAAGTCCTCTCGGGGAACGGTGGATCTCTACAATTTCATCATTGATACAATTTCACCTCTATAACAAAGCATCGCAACAATCTTTGGTGAGTTGGAGCTCATGAAGGAGCAATATGCTACCACCTCGAAGGCAATAGAAAATGCCCTTAGCCAAATATCGAGGACGTCTATTGAGGTGTCGATCATCCGGGATTCGATGACCAGGCTAAAGTCCTTTCTACTCAAAATCGCCTTCGATTAGCACAGAGATCTCTCTGCAAAAATGGATACTCTTGGCTTTCAGCTTGTCGAGTTAACCAACCACCTCATGAATGCAGCAGACAAACAAATACAAGAAGCTAGTGATACTATTAAAAAGGGGAAGGTAGTAGTCGAGGTGGAGGAGACGGCAATAGTCGTGGTGGAAGggatacattttatatttatgtaaatattgTATTTACCTTTTAATTCTCTACtcttaacttagttttaacattatcaaatagagggaaattgttagattaagttaaataaataaaaaagaaaattaattaattaagttgataTAAGAAAATTgctataattgattaaaataaacttagatgaataaaaataagtttaatcaatacgacatagttttgatgatgtattcataagtaaataaaactaagttgtgcaaATATTTAATGCGCAGGTACAACTCAATAAGCGATGGCAGCAGAGTTGAGGAAGCACGAGttgacgtctcacttcaacagcaAAGCTGAAGAagtgcgagcagacgtctcacttcaacagtagAGCTGAAGAAACGCGAGCAAACGTCTCACTTCAATAACAGAGTTGAAGAAGCGTGAACATGCGTCTCATTTCAAAAGTagagctgaagaagcgcgagcaaacgtctcacttcaacagcaGAGTTGAGGAAGCGTAGGCAGACGTCTCACTTTAACAGAAGAGCTGAGAAAGCGCGAGAGGACGTCTCACTTTAACagcagtctaaagaagcgctGGTAGCAATCTTGCTTCAGTAGTCTTCTGAAGAAGCGCTCGCTTATCAGTATAGCTCATCAGCATAACGAATAGTAGCATTCGTTATCAATAGAATTCCCAGTCAGCTTAACTTCCACATAATGTTCAACCATTAGAAAATCGACACGTATCTACAAACGAGACTCGACCGTTGTTAcctttaaatataaaaggacTTCAAAGTACAATGTTGAATCCCTGGATTTATGAATGGCGGTTCCCTGGATTTCTGAATAGCGGATCCCTGAATATCTAGATTCACGGTACGGCGAATCCTTCCGGTCAATTCACGTATCTAATAGTCAGATTTGGTCGTTACTACGCTTCAATATAAAAGATCTCTAGAGTACAATGGCGAACCAGTTATAGTCATAGAAACAACAAACATACGAACGAGAACACATACGAAGAACAAGCTTTTGAAATCTCGATCAATCTACTCTCTCTAGCTCATCTTTCTAAGTGCATTCTATACGCTAAGTTGAGAGTAAATTTACTATAATATCTGAGAGTATTattagtgttgtaagttgaacagaacattGTCTGTTCAACAAAGTGATAGTTAGGAGTTCAGAACAGGTAGTTGTTAAGTCTTGGATTCTGACTGGGTTTTTGTAGAagctatacaaatcaaaatcttctagtggaatccttctggaaATAGAAAAGGGGTGAcatagaagttttatctccgaacatccataaaactcttgtgttatATAATAACTGCATCTTATAGTCATCCATCTGCCGCTAcaaatctagcaagcatttccgcacttgaatttgttcaagagtttgcaatgATTTgtcgaagaatagaaacaaaatttaatctctaataggattaaaatcgcattaAAAGTAAAAGTTAGCTCAATAATATTCAACTGTCTTCTATTGTAGAAGTCGATCCTAACATTgttgttaaatatgtgaataagAATATTGATTAACCAAAGTAAAGATAAGAAAGTTGGTGATGCATATgattgtttgccaaaattaaataaaaaagttggtatattaagattattaagagaaaaaacaaatattcgAAATGAAGTCACTATATTCAGGATATATACCAAAaagaatcaaatattaatttgtaagggaaaataatattttaatatttaataaaataaaattttaaacaaattttctaattattattatttttataataattttttaataaaaattaataagtaaaataacattttaaattaaatatttaaataaaagactaatatatttaatattttttttcttttgtgcatttagtattaatatttataattattaattatatatatacataaaaataaatttatcaaatataataactatgtaatatatatactcaaataataaaccaaaataatgtatttaatattatattttgatattgtaataatttataaattttaaataattattttaaattttaattaattattttgaataattaaattcaaGATAATACAAATTAAGcccaataaaattaaataattaattagaataattaaatcataattaattaaaataaattttaagaagaataaataaaataatttgaaataaatgttgtgttcattttatctcaaattaacttaaaaagataataaaaattaaaataaataattttggataaatGTTGGATCtctattttatcttaaaatttatttataaaagtctcataaatatagaaaaaattaaataaataggtaaaataaataatatgtctaTTGAAAGTATTTTGTAAGTTGAAAATAGAGCCAATCGATTTCAAACAAGCTACATGTCTAGAAAAGGGTCGGGGTCTGTTGTAACCGAAATCAAGAGAATGCAATGCAGTAGACCACACAGTCATCAGATGAGTGTTGAAATATTATCTAATGCCCATTAGTTAGATGAGTCGCCCACTGCAATAGAAGACTCGTTCGCGGAGTAGCGGAATAACTAACGCGCATCTTAGCGTTGTTAGGCTGAATGCTGACGGAACACCCTTACGCAACAAAACATTGACGGGACTCGGACGGAACGCATATGCGTTCACATTTTAGCCCGAAACGACATTGTTTCTACTATGGGTTGTCTTTTTCCTCGCGCCGAACAACCATATTCTCCAACTCACAATAAACTTCCAATCATGCTGGAATTCAATTTATGAATtctataagcactaaaaatctacatactcaatttataaatttaaaataattattttgatttattttcaaataaataaaatcaaataattaaccccaaTGTCAAAAAACagttaattagtttaattattgtgataattaaaacctaattaattaaggaaatgaccaaataaaataaatagaattatttgagataaatgttgtactcattttatctccaaataattttaaaaaaaatcaaatggattaaaataaataatttaggatgaaatgtggTACCGATTTTAtcccccaaaattatttatttaacccaaaactatacaaaataaaataaaataaattgacaaaataaatgtcatacttattttgtatattttaaaagattaaaagaaaaccaaaaggtgaaagaaaaattaatttcaaataaacccttaaggttttaaataaaaataaatatttgtaatcaGGTGTAGCCAAAATCAGGAGAACAACTATAGTCGAAATCGCGACCATTAAATGGGAACTGTATTTTCATCAAATGCCCAGGAAGCACCCGCATCGCCCGTTGCAGCTGAAGGAACGCGCATCCGCGAAGTAAACAATCAGTTAATGCCCCATTAGCTGAAACGTGACAGAACTCAAACAAAACGCGGACAGAACGCTCCGTGTCTACATTTACAcccaaaacaacgtcgttttacGACTAGTTCTTCATCTTCCTCACGATCGATGAAGGGATAAGAACAAGTCTCATCTTTGATTTGTCAGATTTGTCAAAGATGGAACTCCATTGATGGTCAACCATTTCAGCTGATTCAAAAGGAGAAATAATCACTCTACCAtagtgatcatttctcctataATCCTAAACCTAATTATGGCTTAAACGAGCAATTGTGATGAAGAGCAACCAAAATACTATAAATGAATTTTGACTAATTCAATTCACTTGACTCCCTCAACCCACtttgggaggctataaatagcttcTCTTAATAATTCTGAAGCCAAGAGATCTAATCTCAAGCCTCAAatgaagatttaaaaaaaatgtcattaaaGCTCAagctttcaaattttttaaaatctttgcATAATGCCTTAGAACTTAGATTCAGCAATCCAGAAATCTTTCTTAAGATCTAAGGAGTATTCTCCAACACTTGGTAAACtttcaatcatcctttaatttatacttccaatttgaaattgaaattttatgttttagttttcataagcttgtatgctggGAAATCGAtcctataatatattttattttatcactaatcatataaaatatatatacatacacaaaataataaaattattttaacaatctgAGGTGGTCtcatggttaaagtgttcacatttcatacttaagactagggttcgaatcccaaaacatgcaaatttaaatttcaataatgcattcttgactataatatatggtggaaCTTTTAAACAATAGATACGAGACATCTGAAaatgtgaggtcggaattaat is drawn from Impatiens glandulifera chromosome 3, dImpGla2.1, whole genome shotgun sequence and contains these coding sequences:
- the LOC124930928 gene encoding uncharacterized protein LOC124930928, which produces MKSSLPLRFTFLLSLSFAASYTVYSYSPPFSSRLKLPSDSKATAFDLLSILGTPQQAAAIDPKVANELRSCFKFLVPFSPSQQQQTPLPSSMSSDHRRRRLADVNDLIWRPPPSVLELARLAMDTGGDPDSIHRTLDPIYITVPDAEKCQENHCELTRTPYGRRFIDEELNSYVKFLFETIADLGSSVGFHVSLNRFDLFHGHMFIATESRRLGILFHAKEYPMYDKKVFPHYMGYCQIGSNVVYDDSMNLRNILWLAPLPSETSSDWLAPGVLVILDAHQDGIIYRDIIPQYVQYARTIYEDDFGEVVVDVNYLNVGVIKPDYQLFIC